The genomic DNA CTCTTGAATGATCTTCTCCTTGAACTCATCAGAATACTGGCGTGACTTCATTTGGAAACCCTCCCTGACTCAATACTATCATAGTGCAAAGGGTTTCTCCAAACTCATTGCGGGGCCCTTAGGGTTATGGACCTGGGGTCCTCTATTCTTTCCAAACGTCGCCAAACCCCACAAACTTTTGATTCATACGTTGGTGGTGATGGCAGTATAGGTGAAGCGGTTGAGCTCATTGCGAACGAGTTTAAAAAGCTTTTGCTCCCTGCTGAGCTGCCTTCTGACTATTAGAAGTTGTTGTGGATCCTAGAAAATTGACCCTTGTACGGGGTTATTGCGGCGTGTTACAATAATCACAAGAGGATCAACGGGGTGTTCTTCAGATAGGAGCACTAGACGGTTTCCACGTTGCGCTGGAGAATGCTAAGTAGACTGTGGTAGTCTCCCGCTCAGAATTGTATCCCACACGAGAAGGGTGGCTCTATCCCTTGAATCTGTTAGCGGCCAAATGTAAGGATGTACTATATTCTGTTCTCCCTATCGTCGTGCTGGTAGTTCTCTTAAGTTTTACTCTCACACCTTTGGATTCCCGTCTGTTGGCTAGGTTTTTCATCGGTGCCGCGTTGATTATTATCGGTTTGGCTGTATTCCTCACGGGTGTCGATGTGGGCATTACGCCCATCGGGATGGTCATGGGTGGAAGTCTGGTCAAATCCAATCGGACCTGGATTGTGGCTGTAGTGGGTCTTTTGCTTGGTTTTGTGATTTCCATCGCCGAACCGGATCTACACGTATTGGCGGGGGAAGTGGAAGCGGTGACGGCGGGGTTGCTTGCCAAAGACCTGCTGATTTTAGTTGTGTCCCTCGGTATTGCCGTTGCGGTGTCCCTGGGATTAGAGAGAATTGTGTTCAATTTCCCGTTGAACGTGTTTTTCACCGTTACGTATTTGCTCATCCTGATTCTCGGGTTCTTTACCACGCCTGAGATCCTAGCCATTTCCTTTGATGCCTCCGGGGCTACCACTGGGGCCTTGACGGTGCCTTTCCTGTTGGCGCTGGCCATGGGGGTTTCCCGCTTGAAAAAGGATAGCAAATCCTCGGAGGAGGATAGTTTCGGCTTGGTGGGTATCGCCTCGGCCGGAGCCATCATTGGTGTCATGGCGATGAGCGTTCTTTCAGGGACCCAGAGGCTTACAGGTAGCCTCCACCAGGACCAAATGGTAGGGAATTCGATTCTTGCTTCCTTC from Bacillota bacterium includes the following:
- a CDS encoding DUF1538 domain-containing protein; translated protein: MNLLAAKCKDVLYSVLPIVVLVVLLSFTLTPLDSRLLARFFIGAALIIIGLAVFLTGVDVGITPIGMVMGGSLVKSNRTWIVAVVGLLLGFVISIAEPDLHVLAGEVEAVTAGLLAKDLLILVVSLGIAVAVSLGLERIVFNFPLNVFFTVTYLLILILGFFTTPEILAISFDASGATTGALTVPFLLALAMGVSRLKKDSKSSEEDSFGLVGIASAGAIIGVMAMSVLSGTQRLTGSLHQDQMVGNSILASFVHFFPRVVRDVTVALLPILLIFLLSQFLFFKLPGKSVRKILFGIMFSFIGLVLFLLGVNAGFMDLGTVVGYQLASLSKVYVIGVGFVLGLVTVLAEPAVYVLTHQIEDVTSGYVKRKVVMLTLCLGMGCAIALSMMRIVVPGLQLWQLLLPGYIIAIAISYFVPGLFVGVAFDSGGVASGPMVATFVLAFAQGVAEATEGADVLMDGFGVIAVVAMTPLIALQVLGLVFKAKSRKEGVETSDS